One Bacteroidota bacterium genomic window, CTAACGTGCCATGGCAATGCACTCAATTTCAACGAGTGTATCCAACGGGTTCTGTTTTACCGCAATGGTTGTGCGTGCCGGCCGATGTGTACCAAACGCAGCTGCATACACCGCATTCATACCTTCAAAATCGTCCATCGATTTAAGAAATACTGTGGTTTTCACAACATCAGAAAGCTCCAGGCCCAGGCCGCGAAGCACATGCTGAATGTTTTCGAATACGCGGCTGGTCTGGGAAGAAATGTCAGTCCCAACCAGTTGCATGGTTTCCGGATCTAACGGGGTTTGTCCAGAGCAAAAGTAGAGGTTGCCGGCTTGAACGGCGTGGCTATATGGGCCAATAGCTGCAGGGGCGCCGGCCACATTGATGGGCTTCATCATAACTTTATTTATGCTGAGTGTAACCTTTTACCGCGTTCATACGAAAAGGTAAGTGTTCTTTTTACTTTCCGATCCGAGGTACACCATGAACACCACATCTGACATTCGTGATATCCGCGACATTCGTGATATCCGCTGAAACCGACCCAGGAGCACTACTTGACCCAGTAGCAAACTCCGTTTCATCATCGAGCAGTTGCCCTTTGCGGACCGGCTAAACGCCTGGCATTTTCGCAAGGGCATTACTGTTTTAGGGAATTACGTACCAATCTAGTCCTGATCCCTTGCGCCGCAGTTAGCCTCCGCATACTCATAGCCCAGCGGCCCGGAGAGTTCACATGCCTCCCATTCCTGGACGTAGTGTCCAATCGATCCAAAAAAACCGTACCCGTTATTAATATTGGTGCCCGCTTCAGGAAACGCGAGGGTATTGGGATTGGCAGCGCCGTCTGATAAGTCCCAATTGGTATCAAGCATCGTCATCCTCAGGCCGGCACCAGTGAGGATCAGGGGCGTGTCATCCTGAATTTTCCCGGCAAGCAACGATTCTCTGATGGTTTCAAAAACGGCTGCTTGATCGGCTGAAATACTCAACTGGGTACGCCATCCTCCAGCACCAACCTGTTCTCCACGTCGGCCATAAGGGACAAAAACCCGGCGGTTAAAAAAGTCGCCACTCCACGCGTATATAGCTTCAAACGCCCAGGGGTTTAACTCGCCCTGCATCAAAATATCCTGTAAAACTTCTGAAGAGTCTGGTGAGAACTGTATCTGACCGAGATCAAAAAATGCAGAGTCTGGAATATGAGGCACCCGCGTTTCAGCCCAGGCCCGAACACCATCTGAACGGGTAACATCGAGGCGATACCGCCGGCCGGGGATCACGATAAAATCAGAGCGGAAAATATGGGCGAACGTCCCATCTTCCAGTTTTTCCAGGCCATACTCCCACTCAACAACTTCGCCAGTGCTCAAGTCCGAAATGGTAACCTCAGCATCCAGGGCTGCCTGAATATCTGATTCTTTGCGGATGACGGCCTGGTGTCGGGTTACCGGTATAACCCGAATTTTATGGCTGATTTTCTGTGAATCAATGAATCCATATACCGTAAAGTAGCGCCCTTCATTTTCGAAAGGATCAATAAAATCATCAGAGCAAGCGGTAATCAGCAGCATCACAACCATGAGCAATGCGGTACCAATACGAGATCGGGTACCGAACTCTGGGTTGGAATGCTTCTTCAGTTGAATGCTCATAATTTTGAGAAATGGCTTCCCTTAAGAA contains:
- a CDS encoding DUF4249 family protein, with amino-acid sequence MSIQLKKHSNPEFGTRSRIGTALLMVVMLLITACSDDFIDPFENEGRYFTVYGFIDSQKISHKIRVIPVTRHQAVIRKESDIQAALDAEVTISDLSTGEVVEWEYGLEKLEDGTFAHIFRSDFIVIPGRRYRLDVTRSDGVRAWAETRVPHIPDSAFFDLGQIQFSPDSSEVLQDILMQGELNPWAFEAIYAWSGDFFNRRVFVPYGRRGEQVGAGGWRTQLSISADQAAVFETIRESLLAGKIQDDTPLILTGAGLRMTMLDTNWDLSDGAANPNTLAFPEAGTNINNGYGFFGSIGHYVQEWEACELSGPLGYEYAEANCGARDQD
- a CDS encoding RidA family protein: MMKPINVAGAPAAIGPYSHAVQAGNLYFCSGQTPLDPETMQLVGTDISSQTSRVFENIQHVLRGLGLELSDVVKTTVFLKSMDDFEGMNAVYAAAFGTHRPARTTIAVKQNPLDTLVEIECIAMAR